In the genome of Phycisphaerae bacterium, one region contains:
- a CDS encoding cytochrome c peroxidase, giving the protein MDAYRVGRSVCASVLITLFFAIPLSAQPQPPVPPLPPPPVPPQNPITEEKRILGKLLFWDEQLSSDNTVACGTCHRPAVGGNDPRIARNPGLDLILNTPDDKLASPGVISSDTTNKFSIDPVFGLLPQITNRAANSFMFGFFAQDIFWDGRARSEFTNPESGNVSIPLGGALESQAIAPILSSVEMGHVGRSWPEVIAKLALVTPMILAANLPADIAAVLDSNPSYPDLFAAAFGDPAITAERIAYAIATYERTVVPNQTPWDAFNAGNQNALTPNQVQGLNVLRGSPCTICHVPPQFTNNTFQNIGLRPLAEDNGRQAVTGLAGDRGRFKVPTLRNVGLKPTFMHNGQFSTLGQVIGFYANGAAQFPDNRSPILPVALPPQAVPQVIDFLVNGLTDPRAAAEQFPFDRPMLFSERPNRNPSIVGAGTPGTNGIVPAMIAVSPPNVGNIDFKIGVASALGGAQAYVAYSESAPVNGQLVNPVLNGPMTLGGAGAGAGLGTWQWPIDQLAVSACDVYLQWRVEDPAAADGIALSPIAHLRMIPYLCGGDMNCDGVANGLDVQALTEAMLDPAGYAVHYPDCNAAHGDFNGDNLVNLADVQPFVEEAMQEP; this is encoded by the coding sequence ATGGATGCCTATCGAGTTGGAAGGTCCGTCTGCGCTTCGGTTCTAATTACGCTGTTTTTTGCGATCCCGCTTTCCGCTCAACCTCAACCACCGGTGCCGCCCCTGCCACCGCCGCCCGTACCACCGCAAAACCCCATCACGGAAGAAAAGCGAATCCTCGGAAAGCTTTTGTTCTGGGACGAACAGTTGTCCAGCGACAACACGGTTGCCTGCGGAACCTGCCATCGCCCTGCCGTCGGCGGGAATGATCCACGCATTGCGCGTAACCCGGGGCTGGACCTCATTCTGAATACGCCGGATGACAAACTCGCTTCGCCGGGAGTCATCAGTTCGGACACGACCAACAAATTCAGCATTGATCCCGTGTTTGGTCTGCTCCCACAGATTACAAACCGCGCCGCCAATTCGTTCATGTTCGGCTTTTTCGCGCAGGACATTTTTTGGGACGGCCGGGCCCGATCGGAGTTCACCAATCCGGAGTCGGGCAATGTCAGCATTCCGCTGGGCGGTGCGTTGGAGAGCCAGGCCATCGCACCGATCCTCAGCAGCGTCGAGATGGGACACGTCGGCCGCTCATGGCCGGAAGTGATCGCCAAGTTGGCTCTCGTCACGCCGATGATTCTGGCTGCGAATCTGCCCGCGGACATCGCGGCGGTCCTGGACAGCAATCCCAGTTACCCTGATCTCTTCGCCGCCGCCTTTGGCGATCCGGCCATCACCGCCGAGCGGATCGCCTATGCGATCGCCACCTACGAGCGGACTGTCGTGCCCAACCAGACGCCCTGGGATGCGTTCAATGCGGGCAACCAAAACGCGCTGACGCCGAACCAGGTGCAAGGACTGAATGTCCTTCGCGGTTCCCCTTGCACGATCTGCCACGTCCCGCCGCAATTCACCAATAATACGTTTCAGAACATCGGCCTCCGCCCCCTCGCCGAAGACAACGGGCGGCAGGCGGTGACCGGCCTCGCGGGGGATCGGGGCCGATTCAAAGTGCCCACGCTGCGCAACGTCGGACTCAAGCCGACGTTTATGCACAATGGGCAGTTCTCCACCCTGGGTCAGGTGATCGGGTTCTATGCCAACGGGGCCGCCCAATTCCCGGACAATCGCTCGCCGATCCTGCCCGTGGCGCTGCCGCCGCAGGCCGTACCGCAGGTGATCGACTTCCTGGTGAACGGGCTGACCGACCCTCGGGCCGCGGCGGAGCAATTTCCGTTTGACCGGCCGATGCTCTTTTCCGAACGGCCCAATCGCAATCCGTCCATCGTCGGCGCGGGCACGCCGGGGACGAATGGTATCGTTCCCGCCATGATCGCGGTGAGCCCGCCGAACGTCGGCAACATCGACTTCAAGATCGGCGTCGCCTCGGCCCTGGGCGGCGCGCAGGCCTACGTGGCTTATTCGGAATCAGCGCCGGTCAATGGGCAGCTTGTTAATCCGGTGTTGAACGGCCCGATGACGCTCGGCGGCGCAGGAGCAGGCGCAGGGTTAGGAACCTGGCAATGGCCGATCGATCAACTCGCCGTGTCGGCCTGTGATGTGTACCTGCAATGGCGTGTCGAGGATCCCGCCGCCGCGGACGGCATCGCGCTGTCACCCATCGCCCATCTCCGAATGATCCCCTACCTGTGCGGCGGGGATATGAATTGCGATGGCGTAGCAAACGGTCTCGATGTGCAGGCGCTGACGGAGGCGATGCTCGATCCCGCCGGGTACGCGGTGCACTATCCTGATTGCAATGCGGCCCACGGCGATTTCAACGGAGATAATCTGGTCAATCTCGCCGACGTTCAGCCGTTCGTTGAGGAGGCGATGCAGGAGCCGTAA
- the xerD gene encoding site-specific tyrosine recombinase XerD yields MQPQIVRRPPTIPRPEIAEVPLGVSGPSAGSPSANWPVLLRQFVDYLVSECGLAANTIEAYTRDLREFLVELDARDVRTVDHVTTLTVRSYLVRLSERRLALSSIARHLVSVKMFLRYLFMVRAATTDVSSLLETPKKWKTLPHTLRQRQVEDLLAAPQPGEPFYARDRAIMEMLYATGMRVSELAGLRVKDVNLDVGYARCFGKGGKERVVPIGSHAIDAVREYLRSLRPAMTLAAGDIEALFVSRTGSPLDRTNIWRLVSRYAGMAGIQIPVGPHTLRHCFATHLLEGGADLRIVQELLGHANVATTQIYTHVDSSRLKSIHQKFHPRQ; encoded by the coding sequence GTGCAGCCTCAGATCGTACGACGCCCCCCGACGATTCCGCGGCCCGAGATCGCGGAAGTCCCGCTGGGCGTCTCCGGCCCATCCGCGGGAAGTCCGTCGGCGAACTGGCCGGTCTTGTTGCGGCAATTCGTCGATTATCTCGTATCCGAGTGCGGTCTGGCGGCCAACACCATCGAGGCGTACACCCGGGACCTGCGGGAATTTCTTGTCGAATTGGACGCCCGGGACGTCCGCACCGTCGATCACGTGACGACGCTGACCGTGCGGTCCTATCTTGTCCGCCTTTCGGAACGCCGGCTGGCCCTCTCGTCCATCGCTCGTCATCTCGTATCGGTCAAGATGTTCCTGCGCTACTTGTTCATGGTCCGCGCGGCGACGACCGATGTGAGCTCCCTCCTGGAAACGCCCAAGAAGTGGAAGACCTTGCCGCACACGCTCCGGCAGCGTCAAGTAGAAGACCTGCTCGCTGCCCCGCAACCGGGCGAACCTTTTTACGCCCGCGATCGGGCGATTATGGAAATGCTCTATGCGACGGGCATGCGCGTTTCGGAATTGGCCGGCCTGCGGGTCAAGGATGTGAATCTCGACGTCGGCTACGCCCGCTGTTTCGGGAAGGGCGGTAAAGAGCGGGTGGTGCCGATCGGCTCCCATGCCATCGACGCCGTCCGCGAGTACCTTCGGTCCTTGCGCCCAGCGATGACACTGGCGGCCGGCGACATCGAGGCCCTCTTCGTCTCGCGAACCGGCTCGCCGCTCGACCGCACGAACATCTGGCGGCTGGTCAGCCGCTACGCGGGCATGGCCGGCATTCAAATCCCGGTAGGCCCGCACACCCTCCGCCACTGCTTCGCGACGCACCTACTCGAAGGCGGGGCCGACCTGCGCATCGTTCAGGAACTCCTGGGCCACGCCAACGTCGCCACGACGCAGATCTACACGCACGTCGACTCCAGCCGCCTGAAATCCATCCACCAGAAATTCCATCCGCGGCAATAG
- a CDS encoding DnaJ C-terminal domain-containing protein, with the protein MDKRDYYEVLGVSRGADDTDIKKAYRRLAKQHHPDVNKGNKDAGERFKEIQEAYDVLSDKDKRQRYDQFGHAGVDPRFAGAGGPQAWSSADGVPIDFENLGDIFDFAFTRGGGGARGSGSVFERFFRERGDGREAASTATMPAQDVEHAVLLTFDQAIRGTTLELQLTGSRGSETISVKIPPGVNEGQRIRIKGKGNMNRRGAGDLYVVCNIQPHAYFRRVDHDIYLEAPLTIVEAALGAKIDLPTLDGVRTVTIPPGTASGSRLRLAGLGVANPKTGQRGDQFVVIKIVPPPLPTPEQRELLDRLAASNVGAPREGLWS; encoded by the coding sequence ATGGACAAACGCGATTATTACGAAGTGCTCGGCGTCTCGCGTGGCGCGGACGATACGGATATCAAGAAGGCCTATCGCCGCCTTGCCAAACAGCACCATCCCGACGTCAACAAGGGCAACAAGGACGCGGGGGAGCGATTCAAGGAAATTCAGGAGGCCTACGACGTCCTGTCCGACAAGGACAAGCGCCAGCGATACGACCAGTTCGGCCATGCGGGCGTCGATCCGCGCTTTGCCGGGGCCGGCGGGCCGCAGGCGTGGTCTTCTGCTGACGGCGTTCCGATCGACTTCGAGAATCTCGGCGACATCTTTGACTTCGCCTTCACCCGCGGCGGCGGCGGTGCAAGGGGGTCGGGCTCGGTCTTCGAGCGGTTCTTCCGCGAGCGCGGCGATGGTCGCGAGGCCGCGTCCACGGCGACGATGCCCGCGCAGGACGTTGAGCACGCTGTCCTGCTGACGTTTGACCAGGCGATTCGCGGGACGACGCTGGAATTGCAACTGACCGGCTCGCGCGGGAGCGAGACGATTTCCGTCAAGATTCCGCCGGGCGTCAACGAGGGCCAGCGGATCCGCATCAAGGGCAAGGGCAACATGAATCGGCGCGGGGCCGGAGACCTGTATGTTGTCTGCAATATTCAGCCACACGCGTATTTCCGCCGCGTCGATCATGACATCTACCTGGAGGCGCCGCTGACGATCGTGGAGGCGGCGCTGGGTGCAAAGATCGATCTGCCGACGCTGGACGGCGTCCGCACGGTCACCATCCCCCCGGGGACGGCCAGCGGTTCGCGGCTGCGGCTGGCGGGGCTCGGCGTCGCCAATCCGAAGACGGGCCAGCGCGGCGATCAATTTGTGGTCATCAAGATCGTCCCGCCGCCGCTGCCGACGCCGGAGCAACGGGAGCTGCTGGATCGACTGGCCGCATCCAACGTGGGCGCTCCGCGCGAAGGGCTGTGGTCGTGA
- a CDS encoding nitrilase-related carbon-nitrogen hydrolase: MIVSCGQMQAMTLAESAGVWQVVERLANQAAEAGADLLVLPEATYPAYWLKSATRYMQTDIERTPVVLDRFSKYAERHGLWLVVGFVEESGGRLYNSAAVIDRGGAVVGIARKSFLWDCDNRWFSPAEKLSVFDTEFGRMGVLICADARAPEIAATLAAQGAQFMILPTAWVNASKERRVYRNIHPDFLIRARAMEFGVPFACASKSGREGDFLEYVGQSRIVSAEGRVLAQAEAEGEHLITAEMTPHDSKPPNIDAATLKRVLSPEPPYRAATLGGRCTIQLRADADGIFSTLQSAGARVAKVAASELATFPPLRCHALSGAQVVVAKGRVADEVMARARAAENRVYVIVASDSAQLVVDPDGAIIRREADGSQALELDLARSDIKKFTPATDLWEQRHVASYRLGEQVASCPASL, encoded by the coding sequence ATGATCGTGTCATGCGGCCAGATGCAGGCGATGACGCTGGCGGAGTCGGCGGGCGTCTGGCAGGTGGTGGAGAGACTCGCGAATCAGGCCGCAGAGGCCGGCGCGGACCTGCTCGTCCTGCCGGAGGCGACCTATCCCGCCTATTGGCTCAAGTCCGCAACCCGCTACATGCAGACCGACATCGAGCGCACGCCCGTCGTCCTGGACCGCTTCTCGAAATACGCCGAGCGTCATGGACTGTGGCTTGTCGTCGGTTTCGTTGAGGAGTCCGGCGGCAGGCTCTACAACAGCGCCGCGGTCATCGATCGCGGCGGGGCCGTCGTCGGCATCGCCCGCAAGAGCTTCCTCTGGGACTGCGACAATCGCTGGTTCAGCCCGGCGGAAAAACTCTCCGTCTTCGACACCGAATTCGGCCGGATGGGCGTCCTCATTTGCGCCGACGCCCGCGCGCCGGAAATCGCCGCGACGCTCGCGGCGCAAGGCGCGCAGTTCATGATCCTCCCGACCGCCTGGGTCAACGCCAGCAAGGAGCGCCGCGTCTATCGCAATATCCACCCCGATTTCCTGATCCGCGCCCGCGCCATGGAATTCGGCGTCCCCTTCGCCTGCGCCAGCAAGAGCGGTCGGGAGGGTGATTTCCTCGAGTACGTCGGCCAGAGCCGTATCGTCTCCGCAGAGGGCCGCGTTCTGGCTCAGGCCGAGGCAGAGGGCGAGCATTTGATCACCGCTGAAATGACGCCGCACGACTCCAAGCCTCCAAATATCGACGCCGCAACGCTCAAGCGCGTTCTGAGCCCGGAACCCCCGTATCGAGCCGCTACGCTCGGCGGTCGTTGTACGATCCAACTCCGCGCGGACGCCGATGGTATTTTCTCGACCCTGCAATCCGCCGGGGCGCGGGTCGCAAAGGTTGCGGCGTCCGAGCTGGCGACCTTTCCGCCGTTACGCTGTCACGCGCTCTCCGGGGCGCAGGTCGTCGTCGCCAAAGGCCGAGTGGCGGATGAGGTCATGGCCCGCGCCCGCGCCGCGGAGAACCGTGTTTACGTCATCGTGGCGTCTGACTCCGCGCAGCTCGTCGTCGATCCCGACGGGGCAATTATCCGGCGAGAAGCGGACGGCTCGCAGGCGTTGGAACTCGACCTCGCTCGCTCCGACATCAAGAAGTTCACCCCCGCCACGGATCTCTGGGAACAGCGCCACGTTGCGTCGTATCGATTAGGCGAACAAGTAGCATCCTGTCCCGCAAGTCTATGA
- the crcB gene encoding fluoride efflux transporter CrcB: protein MNWLSTAALIGLAGFVGSICRFAVSGAVTVLAPRGFPTGTLVVNATGCVLLAFFLTLIRDRVVSDALRLAIAVGFVGAYTTFSTFAYEIYELARSGHSFRAGLYLILSVALGLAGVYLGILLAHRLERS, encoded by the coding sequence ATGAACTGGCTCTCCACGGCGGCACTGATTGGTCTGGCCGGCTTCGTCGGCTCCATCTGCCGGTTCGCCGTCAGCGGCGCCGTCACCGTCCTCGCCCCGCGCGGCTTTCCGACGGGGACGCTCGTGGTCAATGCGACGGGCTGTGTGCTGCTGGCGTTCTTTCTCACGCTGATCCGCGATCGCGTCGTGTCGGACGCCCTGCGGCTGGCCATCGCCGTGGGCTTCGTCGGGGCCTACACGACCTTCTCGACATTTGCCTATGAGATCTATGAACTGGCGCGGAGCGGTCACTCATTCCGCGCCGGCCTGTATCTCATCCTGAGCGTGGCGCTGGGATTGGCGGGCGTCTATCTCGGCATCCTCCTGGCCCATCGTCTTGAACGATCGTGA
- a CDS encoding PH domain-containing protein has translation MNCVKCHAKIEADSKFCKSCGAAVNDADAASAASAPPATADSNPLSAAVTRAADPYRDPALEKQVWEGRPAWKAYYGVWLLWLLVSVAVLYAALKWTVAGSTGRTAAWLLIGASALTLLVREGLVIFSRRYRLTTQRLFLHRGILTQTTDQLELVRVEDVRLRQGVVDRIVNTGDIEIISSDETDNKLVLQSVSAPAEVAEHVRRNVRGARGKGALFVENV, from the coding sequence ATGAACTGCGTAAAATGCCATGCCAAGATTGAGGCGGACAGCAAGTTCTGCAAAAGCTGCGGCGCCGCGGTTAACGATGCGGACGCCGCCAGCGCGGCGAGCGCGCCGCCTGCGACGGCGGACTCCAACCCGCTTTCTGCCGCTGTGACCCGCGCGGCGGACCCTTATCGCGACCCGGCGCTGGAGAAGCAGGTCTGGGAGGGCCGGCCGGCCTGGAAAGCGTACTATGGGGTTTGGCTACTCTGGCTGCTGGTGAGCGTTGCCGTCTTGTACGCCGCCCTCAAATGGACCGTCGCCGGCTCGACGGGGCGAACGGCCGCATGGCTCTTGATCGGCGCGTCCGCGCTCACATTACTGGTGCGCGAGGGGCTCGTCATTTTCAGCCGGCGCTATCGCCTGACGACGCAGCGGCTGTTCCTGCACCGCGGCATTCTCACGCAAACGACTGATCAATTGGAGCTGGTCCGGGTCGAGGATGTGCGCCTTCGCCAAGGGGTCGTGGACCGTATCGTGAATACCGGCGACATCGAGATCATCAGCTCCGACGAGACCGACAACAAGCTGGTCCTTCAATCCGTGAGCGCTCCTGCGGAAGTCGCGGAACACGTCCGCCGTAATGTCCGCGGGGCGAGGGGCAAGGGGGCGCTGTTTGTGGAGAATGTGTGA
- a CDS encoding superoxide dismutase — protein MATRRDFLGGLGVFGGLALLPEQLGVLPAMAFDEPGGGPPANYTLPPLPYDYNALEPYIDEQTMRIHHDKHHQGYVDGLNKALAGLAAARDANDMADVPGLSRQLAFHTGGFFNHIVFWNNMAPAGKGGGGKPDGKLAADIARDFGSHEKFLAHFTTATEKVEGNGWGILAYHPALRRLVVLTIMNQQLGTPAGTVPLLMCDVWEHAYYLKYQNKRADYVKAWWNVVNWKNVSERYYAAMAHA, from the coding sequence ATGGCGACACGACGCGATTTTCTTGGTGGTCTCGGGGTTTTCGGCGGGTTGGCACTTCTGCCCGAACAGCTTGGCGTGCTCCCGGCGATGGCGTTTGATGAGCCGGGCGGCGGGCCGCCTGCGAATTACACTCTGCCGCCGCTGCCCTACGACTACAACGCGCTGGAGCCGTACATCGACGAACAGACCATGCGCATTCACCACGACAAGCATCACCAGGGCTATGTGGATGGTCTGAACAAGGCGCTGGCGGGTCTGGCCGCGGCCCGTGATGCGAACGACATGGCCGATGTCCCCGGTCTCTCGCGGCAACTGGCCTTCCACACGGGCGGCTTTTTCAACCACATCGTCTTCTGGAACAACATGGCCCCGGCGGGTAAGGGTGGTGGAGGGAAACCTGATGGCAAGCTCGCCGCGGACATCGCCCGCGACTTCGGCAGCCATGAGAAGTTCCTCGCCCACTTCACGACGGCGACTGAGAAAGTCGAGGGCAACGGCTGGGGCATACTCGCCTACCACCCCGCGCTGCGACGGCTCGTCGTCCTGACGATCATGAACCAGCAGCTTGGGACGCCGGCGGGGACCGTCCCGCTGCTCATGTGCGACGTCTGGGAACACGCGTACTATCTCAAGTACCAGAACAAGCGGGCGGACTACGTCAAGGCGTGGTGGAACGTGGTCAATTGGAAGAATGTGTCCGAGCGGTACTACGCGGCGATGGCGCATGCGTGA
- a CDS encoding Xaa-Pro peptidase family protein, translated as MNANRLDRVRSAMKSASLDALFLSNPKNVQYITGFKPMMPGDVQPFGDPEGFALIHAARCDLLCDGRYITGASKLPGVTAQQIESPTNAAVFAKKITDLLPAGAKRVGFEQDALLYCDATGLMKEASKYEWSPAEEILATIRVRKGPDEVELIRKAQAITGDCFKYIAGYIKPGMTEKHVALAIGNYLRENSDGNSFNPIVAFGETSCNPHYEPSPTRKLEKNQLVLLDFGGIYQGYCGDLTRMIYMGKADARTREVYDLVLEAQKRCLDGIRPGKTCHELDALCRDFFASKGCADAFQHGTGHGVGLAIHEDPRLKKTIQKKVEAGMAVTVEPGLYYAGWGGIRIEDLVVVTETGHDNLTTTPKQLLELAI; from the coding sequence ATGAACGCCAACCGCCTGGATCGCGTCCGCTCCGCCATGAAGTCCGCGTCGCTGGACGCCCTGTTTCTCTCCAACCCCAAGAACGTGCAATACATCACCGGCTTCAAGCCCATGATGCCGGGCGACGTCCAGCCCTTCGGCGACCCCGAAGGCTTCGCCTTGATCCACGCGGCCCGTTGCGACCTCCTCTGCGACGGTCGCTACATCACCGGCGCTTCCAAGCTGCCCGGCGTGACGGCCCAACAGATCGAGTCGCCGACCAACGCGGCAGTCTTCGCCAAAAAGATCACGGACCTCCTGCCCGCGGGAGCGAAGCGCGTCGGCTTCGAGCAGGACGCCCTCCTCTACTGCGACGCGACGGGCCTGATGAAGGAGGCCTCCAAATACGAGTGGTCGCCCGCCGAGGAAATCCTGGCGACGATCCGCGTCCGCAAGGGCCCCGACGAAGTCGAGCTGATCCGCAAGGCCCAGGCCATCACCGGCGACTGCTTCAAGTACATCGCGGGCTACATCAAGCCGGGCATGACGGAAAAACACGTCGCCCTGGCCATCGGCAACTACCTCCGCGAGAACAGCGACGGCAACAGCTTCAACCCGATCGTGGCCTTCGGCGAGACGAGCTGCAATCCGCACTACGAGCCCTCGCCAACGCGCAAGCTGGAGAAGAATCAACTCGTCCTGCTCGACTTCGGCGGCATCTACCAGGGCTACTGCGGCGACCTGACACGAATGATCTACATGGGCAAGGCCGATGCCCGGACCCGCGAGGTGTACGACCTCGTGCTCGAAGCGCAGAAGCGCTGCCTCGACGGCATCCGCCCGGGCAAGACCTGCCACGAACTCGACGCCCTCTGCCGCGACTTCTTCGCCTCCAAAGGCTGCGCCGACGCCTTCCAACACGGCACCGGTCACGGCGTCGGCCTGGCGATCCACGAAGACCCGCGCCTGAAGAAGACAATCCAGAAAAAAGTCGAGGCGGGAATGGCCGTCACCGTCGAACCGGGCCTCTACTACGCCGGCTGGGGCGGCATCCGCATCGAGGACCTCGTCGTCGTCACCGAAACGGGCCACGACAACCTGACCACGACGCCGAAGCAACTGCTGGAGCTGGCGATTTAG
- a CDS encoding rhodanese-like domain-containing protein produces MARHAPRFLKLVDEAKKGIRETTIEVVKPRLDRGDKFVLVDVREESEWAAGHLPKAVHLGKGIIERDIEQAIPDTNAEIIVYCGGGFRSALTAESLMKMGYQNVISMDGGFKAWREAGYPVVKD; encoded by the coding sequence ATGGCGAGACATGCACCGCGATTTTTGAAGCTCGTCGACGAGGCCAAGAAGGGCATTCGCGAAACGACGATCGAGGTGGTGAAACCGCGGCTGGATCGCGGGGACAAGTTTGTTCTGGTCGACGTCCGCGAAGAAAGCGAGTGGGCCGCTGGGCATCTGCCCAAGGCCGTCCACCTCGGCAAGGGCATCATCGAGCGGGATATCGAGCAGGCCATCCCCGATACCAACGCCGAGATCATCGTCTATTGCGGCGGCGGGTTTCGCTCCGCGCTCACGGCCGAGAGCCTGATGAAGATGGGCTATCAAAATGTCATCTCGATGGACGGCGGCTTTAAGGCCTGGCGCGAGGCGGGGTATCCCGTTGTGAAGGATTAG
- the upp gene encoding uracil phosphoribosyltransferase: MSARTWPNVTVIRHPVVQQELTVARDKHTGVEQFRRLLGQIARLMAFEITRDYPTAPRKIETPMGPCEGQVLARGLTLVPILRAGLGMVEGILELLPAARVGHLGIYREKTTLKPVTYYKKLPPDIAQTDVIVIDPMLATAGSLAAAIDVIKETGADRIKVLCLVASPEGIDFLCKQHPDVAIFTAAVDDHLNDHGYIVPGLGDAGDRLFGTA, translated from the coding sequence ATGAGCGCACGCACCTGGCCCAATGTGACCGTCATCCGCCATCCCGTCGTGCAGCAGGAGCTGACGGTCGCGCGGGACAAGCACACGGGCGTGGAACAATTCCGCCGACTGCTGGGGCAGATCGCGCGGCTGATGGCGTTTGAGATTACGCGCGACTATCCCACGGCGCCGCGGAAGATTGAGACGCCGATGGGGCCCTGCGAGGGGCAGGTGCTTGCGCGGGGGCTGACGCTGGTACCCATCCTTCGCGCGGGATTGGGCATGGTCGAGGGGATTCTGGAACTGCTGCCCGCGGCGCGGGTGGGGCACTTGGGCATCTATCGGGAGAAGACGACGCTCAAACCGGTCACGTACTACAAGAAGCTTCCGCCGGACATTGCGCAAACGGACGTCATCGTGATCGATCCGATGCTGGCGACGGCGGGCTCGTTGGCGGCGGCGATTGATGTTATCAAGGAGACCGGTGCGGATCGCATAAAAGTGCTTTGCCTGGTCGCATCGCCGGAGGGGATCGACTTTCTCTGCAAGCAGCATCCGGATGTGGCGATTTTCACAGCCGCCGTGGACGATCATTTGAACGACCATGGCTATATCGTGCCGGGGCTGGGGGATGCGGGGGATCGGCTTTTCGGAACGGCGTAG
- a CDS encoding VOC family protein, with product MGKATLGIERLHSLEISVFDSAPWVAHLTDGFGFQHLAKSTGAAEEAGGTRRSWLRCGDVGVFLNEPAYPGSPVRRYLERHPEGIARVNFLVQDIEATEAQLLERNAAATDFIRSEDTPAGPWRTLAIATPLGDVEFAFIQTPDAADALPPGMERLDTLDAAYNPLGLAGIDHLTANARTLMPMLAFYEHVMGFSRCWNVQFHTEDFRPGVGSGLKAVAMEDAASGIRMVTNEPLRPRFAESQVQLHVDTNRGPGIQHVALAVADMSKATGHCRSNGVSFMPTPKAYYQALPGRLGAQGVPSLSLSIEEIERLGVLVDGDKSGYLLQAFCQDQAVQFRRPNAGPIFFELVQRCGSQRFGEGNFRALFEAMQR from the coding sequence ATGGGTAAAGCGACACTGGGCATCGAACGATTGCATAGTCTCGAGATCTCCGTCTTTGATTCCGCGCCGTGGGTGGCGCACTTGACGGACGGGTTCGGGTTTCAGCATCTGGCCAAAAGCACCGGCGCGGCGGAAGAGGCGGGCGGGACGCGGCGGAGCTGGCTGCGCTGCGGGGACGTCGGCGTCTTCCTGAACGAGCCGGCCTATCCGGGCTCGCCGGTGCGGCGGTATCTTGAGCGGCATCCCGAGGGCATCGCGCGGGTGAACTTCCTCGTGCAGGACATCGAGGCGACCGAGGCGCAGCTTCTGGAGCGGAACGCCGCGGCCACGGATTTCATTCGCAGCGAGGATACGCCGGCTGGCCCGTGGCGGACGCTGGCGATCGCGACGCCGCTCGGCGATGTCGAGTTTGCGTTCATCCAGACGCCGGACGCGGCGGATGCGCTGCCGCCGGGGATGGAGCGCCTGGACACGCTCGACGCGGCCTACAACCCGCTGGGGTTGGCGGGCATCGATCACCTGACCGCCAACGCGCGGACGCTTATGCCGATGCTGGCGTTCTACGAGCATGTCATGGGCTTTTCGCGATGCTGGAACGTGCAGTTTCACACCGAAGACTTCCGGCCGGGCGTGGGGAGCGGTCTGAAGGCGGTGGCGATGGAGGATGCGGCGAGCGGGATTCGGATGGTCACGAACGAGCCGCTGCGACCGCGGTTCGCGGAGTCGCAGGTGCAATTGCACGTCGATACGAACCGCGGGCCGGGGATACAGCACGTCGCGCTCGCCGTGGCCGATATGTCGAAGGCGACGGGGCATTGCCGGTCGAATGGCGTCTCGTTCATGCCGACACCCAAGGCGTACTATCAGGCGCTGCCCGGACGATTGGGCGCGCAGGGCGTGCCGAGTTTGTCGCTGAGCATAGAGGAGATCGAGCGGCTGGGCGTCCTCGTGGATGGGGACAAGAGCGGGTATCTCCTGCAAGCGTTCTGCCAGGACCAGGCGGTGCAGTTCCGCCGACCCAACGCGGGGCCGATCTTCTTCGAACTCGTCCAGCGGTGCGGCAGCCAGCGATTCGGCGAGGGCAACTTCCGGGCGCTGTTCGAGGCGATGCAGCGGTAG